The genome window ttgactataaatagacTTGCATTGTTCATAagtttcatcacaactcaaaacacctTCTCTGGTCATTTCAAAAACTCTCAAGtgttcttctttgttctctaagcaagcctaagcttctgtaagtcgtttaacTCCTTTGTGGTTCAATTTTACTTAGTTatatagctaaaaaccaaaccgtcgtaactacggtttgacttcaaaataaatccataatggctcagtcttatgacggatcaaaagtagttatgagttggtaattatgtgggtaataaacccctaaaagggttccctctgattaccactctaactagctcaaatgtcgagtcaaacgaagcttaaaaagtcaacagaaagctatttttgcgattcttgcataacctgtgatataaatgatatgcaacctgtttagacactcataaaacatgatattaagtatataaacttgtttacgctcgtttgaatcgaccatttgctatattgaaccggttcggagccgaatgtcgcaaaagtttgacttttgctttgacttcagttctgacccgttttagtgaggtatagatatgccttaggactctcttaggaccaggttacatgatggtatagccctctgtgaccggttcattgtttgtccgagtcttttacgcatttccgttaatcgcctaaaagttgaccgtaacgccctttttaaaataaaacgagtatttcggacacgtgaacggaccataaccttgcttactaaattataagcatgtccttaaagtctcacgtcaatccgagggttagaatgagagttatgctaaaaagcgcaattaacgtaaacttttgtaataaacggcgcaattagcataacgcccatctaaaccaagatttcatcaccaaaacttttacccactgttgtaaataatatttttggaattttaaagatttttaattatttttaccttgctcataacctgcggttatggctacggttcggtaaataccgaatatgcccttttcggccaaaacttgcgttctacaaggtcttttgacccgattccagttgctactgattttaaataataaataaagtattttagactttataaactgtttgggaaactcagatttcctgtagaactcgaaaagctctttaaaagtctttaaaatgaccgaaaaacccctacggggcgtaatattaacttaaactcgttacgggtatcacggaaggtatcctactgattccacaacctctttaaggcatattgacttaggaaacaagcgtaggactctcacggttaACCGTTTcacctattgcgcgcacggttcggcttatgaaactagttttcataaattagccgatacgggtcaaattatattatttgaaccccaaaattcAGAGTGTaaaccttaaacccatataaaacaagtctctgaacttgttgggtcggaatcacactccattcccggtcttcgccttttcgcgcgattaaaccgtatttatctttcgaaaccaaccggtctaggatacggctaatataaagacccgttaggattctaataggttaattaaaaccttcgttccagaataggagcctcagtaaaagctatctgtgacgtaatccattaaggaatatacttgcaaaggtaaatacttttaacttattttcccttatacgggcttgggatacggtatattaataccgcttgattgagcatcatatcttccatcgcttaggtggttaattgaataatgtgatcggctcatttaaacagtcttgtttcttaaaagcctttggggggttaatgaccgttgtcccggatatccttggcatcattttacgaaatggccacgacctcgacatcccgatgtaggcgtacacccggtatattatgtcgatattattattaaaagacgtagccgttggtttttacaccacggttttacgcaatgtggtgtgtctattaatctttaacccggacatgatcccgggctactgaacgcataaaagaacatgtaattcgttcacaagattataattataaataattttcccaagttatgaaagagtttgtgccttgtgcattcaaatcaatttgaataaacattttttaaatgtgtcagttgaacgtatttaccagtgtaaactgacgtattttcccaaaaagattaagtgcaggtactatacgtaattcGGCTGgtaatagctccttagcatcacgaatagtctcgcaagcttgatgctgtatctgactgaacaatactttactATTATTTTGATCCCATGTGGAAACAATTCGACTTCtataatacatttgatattacattcaaaggttgaattatatttatctttatgcttccgctgtgtattcatataattgtgtggtttgactatattgttgccaactacgtcacggaaatcccccaccgggcccaccggtgagacacgtggaaatcggggtgtgacaaaatacgCACACGCGCGTTGTAATATTTTTCTAGCTTGGATTTGTACCTTGCTTCTGCTATGGCCGCGTTCTCGCGCTTTTCTTCCAGAAGATCCAAATCCAGCCTCCGTTCTTGTTCATTGTTCTGCTTCTCCATAGCCAACATGCGCGGTGAAGGGAGGCCTATGTCAGATGGAATGACAGCCTCTGACCCATAGACTAGACTGAACGGGGTTTCTCCAGTGCTAGTCTTTGGCATTGTTCGATGCGCCCAGAGGATGCTGGGAAGTTCGTCAACCCACCCTCTGCGCGCTGTCCCAAGTCGCGCTTTTATACCGTCAACGATTTGTATGTTTATGCTTTCCACCTggccattcgcttgaggatgcgcaACGGAAGCGAAGTTGTGCTCAATGttcatttctttgaaccatttttgaagGTCTCCGCGGCAAAGTTTGTACCATTGTCAGAAATAATGCGCAATGGCAACCCAAATCTGCAAATGATATGTTCCCATATGAATTTGCGGATTACCATTGCTGTTG of Helianthus annuus cultivar XRQ/B chromosome 1, HanXRQr2.0-SUNRISE, whole genome shotgun sequence contains these proteins:
- the LOC118490407 gene encoding uncharacterized protein LOC118490407, with the translated sequence MNIEHNFASVAHPQANGQVESINIQIVDGIKARLGTARRGWVDELPSILWAHRTMPKTSTGETPFSLVYGSEAVIPSDIGLPSPRMLAMEKQNNEQERRLDLDLLEEKRENAAIAEARES